The segment CTGCTGATAAATGATGCATTCTTGTTCTGGGTCGCTAATTCGGGTTTTATGTTCTCTTCTCAGCAAAGAATGGCCCCATCTATGATGTGGTGTGGAATTCCAGTTCCACTGAGTTTTGCGCAGTGTATGGCTTCATGCCTGCCAAGGCGACCATTTTCAACCTGAAGTGCGACCCCGTGTTCGACTTTGGCACCGGCCCCCGGAACGCAGCCTTCTACAGCCCGCACGGACACATCCTGGTGCTGGCGGGGTTCGGGAACCTGCGGGGGCAGATGGAGGTGTGGGACGTGAAGAACTACAAGCTCATCTCCAAGCCCGTGGCCTCGGACTCCACCTACTTCGCCTGGTGCCCCGACGGCGAGCACATCCTCACGGCCACGTGCGCGCCGCGGCTGCGGGTGAACAACGGCTTCAAGGTGTGGCACTACACCGGCTCCGTGCTGCACAGGTACGACGTGCCCGCCAGCGGGGAGCTCTGGCAGGTCTCCTGGCAGCCCTTCCTCGACGGCACATTCCCGGCCAAGAGAATCACGTACCAGGCGGTGCCCAGCGACGTGCCCAGCGAGGAGCCCAAGGTCGCCTCGGCCTACAGGCCCCCGGCCCTGCGGAACAAGCCCGTCACCAGTTCCAAGCTGGTACGTGACGTGTGGCTGCCGTGGACGGAGAAGGCTTGGCCGTGcgtccccgcccccggcccggccccacttgacaggcctctctctctctctcctctctctctcctctctctctcttccctctctctctctctcgctctctctctcactcgctctctctcgctctctctctcactctctctctcgctctctctcctgctctctctctctgtctctctgtctctctctgtctctctgtctctcgctctctctcctgctctctctctctgtctctgtctctctctgtctctctgtctctcgctctctctcctgctctctctctctgtctctctgtctctctctgtctctctcgctctctctctctctcgctccttttctttccttttgttctttgggtcacacccggcagtgcccagcgctcgctcctggcggggctgggagaccttatgggatgccaggctcgccctgcccgctggactggCCTTCCCACCCCAGGAACGGCTTCTGTTTTCTGTTACAGGCGCTCTCGGGGCACAGAGGTCAGTGGGAGAGCCCTGGTTACGGtgtaggaggccctgggttctattcacAGCACTGGGGGGGcagtgtctgtatgtgtgtgtgtgtgtgtatgtgtgtgtgtgtgtctgtgtgtctgtgtgtgtgtgtgtctgtgtgtgtgtgtgtctgtgtctgtctctgtctctgtgtgtgtctgagagagagaggaggggaggagaggggaggggaggggagagcagcaTTGCGGAGCTCCGGGAGGGCGGTCACTCGGGACACGTGTCCGTCCGAAGTTCAGCCAGGCAGTGACCTGTGAGCATGGACGTTATTGCCGGATTTGAAGTGGACCATAACACTTGGCATAAAACAGCCGATTAGGCCCTGGGGACAGGGCTTTCTCGGGAGGTGACTGCTTCCCGTCTCTGTGACACTCTTTGGGCGGGGGGTTGTCCGGAGCTACATCTGCCCTCGTCTTGCTCTCTAGGTTATGTAGTAGAGCAGTAGAGAGTGAGCTTGTAGGTTACTGAAAATTTCTCTTCATGCTCCATGAAActagtttggggccagagagttggTCGAGCAGGCACCCTTACCGTGCGTGCAGCCACCCTAGGTttggttcctgacaccccaaggagttccccaagctctccaggagtgagtcctgagcacagagccaggtgtcagccctgagcacgtgGCCCAgaacgaaaacaaaacaaaaaaatccttgttAGGATAGGAGATAGAAAGAGAATTTATTCTAGAAGGATGATAAAACTTTAaagtttcaaactttttttttttgctttctgggtcacatcagAAATgtaaaatgcacaggggttactcctggctctgcactcaggaattactcctggcggtgctggggggaccatatgggatgctggaaatcgatcatgggtcggccgcatgcaaggcaaacgccctacccactgtgctatcactccagcccctaaagtttcaAACCTGATATGAACTCCTTAAAAGCAactgtttgaggggctggagcaatagcgcaacgggtaaggcgttttccttgcacgcggccgacccgggtttgagtcccagcatcccatatggttccctgagcacggccaggagtaattcctgagtgcagagccaggagtgacccctgagcatcgctgggtgtgacccaaaaagaaaaagaaaaaagcaactgTTTGAACATTTAAGGTGTtgattaaaatttgcttttttgtgtgAGATAGTGATTATATGATCCAGTCCAGTCATTTTGATTGTAGGACCCACGTGTAAGACTCCCAGTTCATCGGGGAGAGAATTGTGTTCGTATCTAATTCCAGAAATGACAAAACATTGTCAGGAAATTCCTAAACACAAAGTTTGGTCGATCCCCACACCCAGGACCacgggaggagggggtgggaggaggagtgTGAGGACTCTCCCCCCGAAGAGAACTTTAAAACACACGTGTGTTcaaggtgtggggtggggaagcgTGTGACAGGACCCCACATCACACCCCCGGCTCCCCAGATTCCGTTTGTCATGAGTAGAAAATTGCACGTGACACGTTTGAAGGCGCTTGGCTTTCAGAAATGAACTTGACCGCTTTGCCTTTATGATTTGCTCATCAAAATAGCCCCaagagtcttttttcttttttaacctgttttctttgctttttattcatttatttttgttcgtattttttaaaatttatttatgtttatgagtcaccgtgagattcATTTACCGACTTACAAAGTTTCGTGATTACATTCCAGCCGCACTGCGTTGGGCACCGTCCCTCCCCAGAGCCCCTTCTCCACCCGGCTGAAGACAAGAGTTGTATTAGCGAGGGGGACCATGTGCCCGACTGGCGTCTGCAGCGCTGCCGGGGGGCCGAGCCCTGGCGTGTGggggagcccccccgccccccactcacgCTTTCTCCTCGCCTCAGGCCCCTCCACACTGTGGGGTGTCTGCGGGCTGAGAGCAGGAACCCCAGCTTGGTTTCATCCTGGGccgctcccagtggtgctctcaGGGACCCCGCGGGGACAGGACAGACCCCAGGGCCTCGCCCTGGCCTGTGTGCTGCTAAGCCACGTCCCTGGTCCCCACGCATGTGGCACGATCTGAGCCAGCTGGCAGCCCTGGCAGCTCCACGTGCCTCTCAGCCCCCGGCATCCTGGGAGTCGGCCCTGAGTTGATCGTTCAGAGGGCACTGGGAGTCAGGAGAGGTTATGGTTCCCACACAcactcctgtatttttttttatttcatttattattattatttgctttttgggtcacacccggcgatgcacaggggatactcctggctctgcgctcaggaattacccctggtggtgctcgggggactatatgggatgttgggaatcgaacccgggtcgaccgcgtgcaaggcaaacgccctccccgctgtgccattccCCCTCGGGCGATGCCACATACCTGTGCCGTGgcaccttttatttttctcccccgGCTTCTGACCGACATGTGAAATGAAGCGCTTTAAAAAGATTCCTCTGGGCTGGGGCGAGTCAGCAGGCTCCCGGCTTCCAGCAGCATCTCCTacggtcagtcctgagcacagagccaggagtcacccgaGCACAGCAGCGTGTGGGGTTTTGCACTTGAGCTCAGTGCTCCTCGGCCTTTTTGTGTCTGCGGCCCCGTGAGGCCTTGTTTCTCTCCTGTGCCCCCCGCCCTGCGCCCCGCCTCACCCTTCCGCCCTGGCCCCCATTTACACGATTTCCACCTGCAGCTTGGGGTGCCCGGGGCCCTGTGAGAGACACTGTCCAGTTAATGAGTTGATCTGTAGCCTCCGGTCCTTCCCCCCTTGTTGGTGCCAGTTCCAGGTGTTTGCTACAGTATTGGCAGCCCAAGCCCCGTGTTTTACATCGAGTCCTCTTGGCTCCTGTACCCAAATCACCCTCTTGCTCCCACAGTCGCTCGGTGGTTTAAAAATAGTCCCTAGTGAAAGCAATGTCAGTTTTCTGTCTCCAACCTGACGGCTCCGTGGGTTTGGGTAGGCGTCCTCGTTATGTTCATCCTGAATTCAGTTACGCAGTTGCTTGCCTCTTCCTGTTCGACTTACATCTTATAggtcctgtttttgtttttccatttgctTTGACTTTTTATCTTCTAATCTCTGCAAATAAAGACCTAGCAAGTAATTCTTTgtgcaaagaaaacaaatgaccgGCAGTCCTGAGGTCCCATGGAGCTTCCGAAGATGCTGTTGTTGGTGTCTGATTTCAGAAGAAGCACACGTCAGTCGTAGTACTAGGAAAAATCCTCTTGTTttgacaaaacaaaaatgaattttgcCAGTCTTTAGATAACTGAATGCATTACATACCAGCGAACACAAAGGTGTGCAGGAAATCTCTTCTGAGAGTTAGCTAGGCCTTGCCTACTCCAGAGGAGATGGGAGCATCACCCTTTAAATCACTTTGATGAGATAAGTTTATGCCACATGGGAAAAGCATATGATTTATtgtatatgcttttaaaaaagaaatatttttaatgaatcaccgtgagatacaattacagacttacagactttcgtgattatgtttcagtcatacagtgatcaagtatccactcctccaccagtgcccattctccaccagtgttcccagtatccctcctgccacccccaccccatcttcccctcccctgcccccccaccccccccaccctccgctgcctctgtggcaggcacattcccttctactctctctcctttcaggtgttgtggtttgcaaacacaggtagtaagtggccatcatgttcggtctatagtctgctttcagcacgcatctcccatcctgagcgagccctccaagcatcctttgcttggtggtcccttctctatctcagcaaccttttcccccagcatgtgaggccggcttccaagccatggaggagtcctcctggtctttatcactattatccttgggtgttagtctcccattctgttactctatactccacaaatgagtgcagtcatcctatgtctgtccctctctctctgactcatttcatgtagcatgattctctccatatcaatccatttatatgcaaatttcatgacttcatgttttctaacagctgcatagtattccatcgtgtagatgtaccagagtttcttgaaccaatcatctgttctcgggcactcgggttgtttccagatttgtatATTCTTCTTAAAGCCCGGGTTTCCTTTCTGTCTCCGATAGCATGAGGAGGAACCACCTCAGAATATGAAGCCGCAACCAGGGAATGACAAGCCATTATCCAAAACCGCCCTTAAAAATCAGCGGAAGCACGAGGCTAAGAGAGCCGCAAAGCAGGTATGTAGGGGCTGATCGCTCCCAAACAAACCAAGCGCTTAAATTAGCTTTTGGCCCGGGAGCTGAAGGGATCGGAGTCGAGAGAGGGGGTTTCCTCACGCACGATGGGCATCGGACTGCCCTGGCCCGCTCGTCTCTCTGGTGTGACCTTCTAAATAGCCCTGCGTGTGTTTAATGGACACTAAGGCCCTGGGCCTGGGTTTAAACCCCTATTGGGTGTTTCTTGCTGTGGactggttctgctttgggggcgcCTCTGTGCAGGGTTATTTTAGTTTGCTTTAGGTTATTTGGCACTGAAGCCATTTTATCCCGTGTGTCTGTTAGCTAAGAAAGTATTAGAGTATTAACTGAAGTTgagtttcattaaaaataatgacggggctggagcgatagcacagcgggtaggacgtttgccttacatggggccaacccgggttctaatcccagcatcccatatggtcccctgagcaccgccaggggtaattcctgagtgaagagccaggagtaacccctgtgcatcgccgggtgtgacccaaaaacaaaaacaaaaataatgatgggGGGGCTGCTGGAGCGAGAacacaacgggtaaggcatttgccttgcacacaaccaacccggggttcgattcccagcatcccatatggtcccccaggcaccgccacgagtaacccctgtgcattgccgggtatgacccaaaaagcaaaaaaaatttaaagagtaataatgataaaataacacAGATCTAAGCACTGAAAGTACACAGACAACGGAATTCTGTGAGGTAAAtgttgtgtgatgtgtgtgtgtgtgtgtgtgtgtgtgtctggaaaaCCATTCCAGATTAACAATGGGCCAGGAGCCGtgactgtgtgtggtgtgtggtgtgtggtgtgtggtggctGGCAGGGCGGCTGGGGAAGGCCCGTCGAGGCGTGGGGGCGGTGGTTCTGAGATGAAGAGCGGGCAGCCGGCCCGGCGCTTGCAGTTTCACAGGTGAAGTCGCTTCTGAGTCCGGGAACGTAGCCACCGTCTTGAGACGCAGGGTTCCGTCATGCAGCCACAGTTTGCTAAAATCTGGGCTTTACAAAACttgggttggtttttgttttgttttgttttagtctttTGGTTGGGGGGGACATCCAGCAGtcctgggggtgccaggggcgGGACCCATATGTCTCCGGCCCTTTGAGCCCGCTCTGCTGTCCCCGTGTTCTTTAACTGTTAATGTatttccaccaggaatgatccttaaatCAGGTCTAGACTGTCTGAATCAAATATCCTAGTTCCGGATTTTGTTTGGATAAACCGGGCCGGTCCTTTAGCCTGTGCCCACAGTGCCCTCTGCTGGCCGGGGGGTGCCGGTGCGTCCTCTGCCGGGTGTCCCGCAGGACCGTTGGCCTGAGCTTTGGTGCAAGAATTCCCGCGCTCGATTAAGGAGCGCGTCCGTCACCTGGTGCGTATCTGTCTCTGGCCAGAGCAGTCGTGCTCAAGCGAGCTGCGGTCATGCAGTGCCGCCTGCCCGCCGTGGTCTCCaagctggccccgcccccaccgcacCCCCTTCCCCGGCGCCCACCGGGCAGTTCCTGGCCCTGTTTCGCTGGCTGGGTGTTGGGTTTTTCAGGGCGTCCCTGTGGTGCTGTCCCCAGCACCGTCCACTGCCGTCTCTGGTCAGCGCGGAGCGTCGTGACCGCGGGCTCCTTCCTCTGTTGCAGGCGGCCAGACTCTTTGCTTTTCCTGGACGAGTCTCGGCCGTGCGGGGTCCCCAGGAGGGCTGCGGGGGCCCCCGAGGTGTCCCGGACGCCCGCGCGTGGGCCCCTCGGGAGGAATCCGCGTGCTGCTGAGTCTGCGGGTCCCTCCGTGTGAGAGTCGGCGTGAGCGCCAAGAGCACAGCTGCGGCTCCTGCGGCTCTCAAGCCACCGCGGTGTGGGCGGAAATACTTAACGCTTGGCTTTGGGAAACGGAGGTTTTGAAAATATTCCCCGCAGGAAGCAAGAAACGACAAGAGCCCAGACGTGGCGTCTCCTCCCGCTCCCCAGAGCGCGCCCCGCAACCCTGCGCCGCAGCCGACTTCCGGAGACCCCGAGACAGACAAGAAGATCAAGAACCTAAAGAAGGTGAGCGACCTCGGGACAAAGAGGGCACGGCCTGcagcggcgcggggcggggctccGAGCCAAGTCACGGGAAAGAGGGGGGCCAGCACTGCCAGCATGGCCCCAGAGACAAAATCAGtcataaaataaagatgaagaggggctggagcgttagtacagcggttagggcacttgcctggcatgtagccgacctgggttcgatctccagcacccagtatggtcccccaagcaccgcccgaGTGATcgctgcgtgcagagccaggagtagccctgagcatccgcaggtgtggcccccaaaacattaACAGACAATAGAGATGAGGAAGCATCTTCCTTCTCACGCCCAACCGTGATGGTGGGGCCCCTCCCGCTGTGCTGGGCGTTTCTGTGGGTTCCAGACACAGGCtccctccgagaggggtgaatGGGCCGGGAATGAGACCAGCAGTCAGTCTACATACGCACATGCAAAGCGCCGAAAAGTAGGCCaaaccccaaaaaagcaagaagttGCCCTGGTTGgataccccagcaccacatccggTCCTCCatgccaccaggggtcactcctgagcacaaggccaagaGCAgcccacacactctctctctctctcactcacacacacacacacacacacacacacacacacacacacacacacacacacacacacacgcagacacacacacacaccaccaggggtcactcctaagcacaagGCCAAGAGCAgcccacacactctctctctctctcacacacccacacacccacacacacacacacacacccacgcacagacacacacactcacagacacacacaaacacacagactcacacacaactTGAACAGTATTTTCCAGCTGGGGGTGGCTCAGAGGCTGGGCACAGGCCTTGCGTGTGGGGCACTACTGGGTGCGCACACTGTCCCATCCGCGTGTCCCGCCCCGCCGTGGCCCCTACGGAGGGAATGTGTCTTTCTGAATCCGTGTTCCTAGCAGTCCTGTCTGCAGGGtgcgggggtcacacccggccgcACACACGCGCGGCTGGCGCCCGCCAccgccctgcccgccgcggcctCTGCAGAAACTGCTCCCGCGGTGTTTGCACAGAGCGTCCGGGGAAGGTCGCCTCGGCTCCCTTTGCTCCCGCTAACGTCGCcgcgcttgccttgcagaagcTGAAGGCCATCGAGCAGCTGAAGGAGCAGGCGGCGGGCgggaagcagctggagaagaATCAGGTCTCGCCCGCTTTTGTCTCCCCGTCAGGGCTGGCACTCGCGTCACCGTCCCCCTCCCGGTGTCGGCACCTGTGCCTGGTCGGGCCCCAGCGCAGCCCGGAGACTTGAGTTCTTGGGGCCGTGTGTGTTCTGCCGTCCCTTCTCTTGCGCGGGGCGGACAGTGGACGTGGGTGGGTCACTGCCGCCAGGCCCGTCCGTGCTGTGAGTCCATGAGACGCCTCCGTCTCCCGCCCGCCCTCGCCCCTGCCGCGGCGCCCCACGCTGAGCACGCGGCGGGAACCGGCCAGGAAGCCGTGAGGGGCGTCTGTCCCCTGGCTCACAGCAGGAGCCGCCCCGCATGGCCTGGGGGGGGGACGGGGCCCTCCTGGCTTCTCGCTCCTTTGCGCGCGGCCCCTCCGCTCCCTCCCTGTGCCCCGCCTTGACGGGTCTCCGGCCTTTCCAGCTGGAGAAGATCCAGAAGGAGAAAGCGCTTCTGCAGGAGCTGGAGGACCTGGAGCTGGGCGTGtgaggagccccagggagcacGCGTGACCGACGGACGCGGCGTCAGCAGCAGGCGGGTGCCGGGACCCTGCGTCCGTCCGCCCTGGGGGGCCGCAGGCGCCTCTGCCGCCGTCTCGGACTCGCTCTGTTGGGCCGGCCAGGCGCGGTTCGAGAGGCCTGGATGATGCCTATTAAATTGATTTCCACACCCTGCGTCTTGCAGACTGCGTTGTGTCACGCGTGGTGTGGAGGACCCGCGGGAGAGCTCAGGCTCAGCGTGAGGCACGTTAGCGGCAAGCACCGTGTCCAGAGGGCTGTTTCCCACTAGCGGCTGCAGACACGGCCAGCCCGGTCGCTCTGGCCCGGGTAGACATTCCCAGTTAAGGACTCCTTGGGGGAGCCGCAGAGGTAGAgcggcaggtaaggtgcttgcctggcacacggccagcccggttCCGGCCCCGGCACCCCACGTGGCCCTCGGCAGTgagccccagcacctctgggaaataaacagaaataaacaaaaaaatagtgtACTGAAAGATGAATTtcagggtttttattttaaaatatattttgaattgtgAATGGAGTATTTGTGTGCTTTCAATATTATCTCCTTTCTCATAGTAGACAAACAGTATTAGTTTCACAATATAGTAAatgttttcgttttgtttttctttgcgtCGGGGGTCACCCATGGCGTGGCTTAGGGGCTCCTCCTGAGCAGGGTACGAGCCAGGCACCCGCCTCCCAAGAGAGGGTCAGTCCCTCTCCTCGGCCGTGACCCCGGGTGAAGCCCCCGCAGCACTGCTGGGGTCCCTGCAGAGCCCCCCTAGGTGGGGACCCCCCAAACCACTGGGCGCTGTGATTGCCAGTTGGGTTGCGTGTTTGAACCACCCAGGGAGACGCCACAGCCCCCTGTGCCCGCGGCCCTCTGTGCTCCAATCAGCAGCCGTTTCGGGCCGGGACCCAGACTCGGTGCTTATTCCCAGCCTCCCCTGGGGCTTTAGAAGGAGGCCGAGATCCGGCCACGCCATGCAGTGAcggtgagtgtgtgagagaggatTAGGGGAGGCCGCACTCACCCCCAGAGAGCTGGAGACATAAGCCCAGTCTTGCCCTCTTGCCCTTCTGAAGTTCCCACTGAAGCTGCTCGGGTGGTGCGGGGGGGCGAGATCCATTTCGATTTAAATcagtttgaggggccagagtgacaggtcAGCGGATGGGATTCTTTGCTCGTGGCCTCCCCCAGTCTCCATCCCCCGACCCCCGTCTGGTCCCTGagacatgccaggagtgacccctgagcacggagccaggagtgacccctgggcactgctgggtgtggcccacccccaagGCAAACAGTAAAATGAACCAGTCAGATCTCAGGGGACGTCAAATCGCGTCTTCTTGGTTCTTCAGCTCTTCCACTAGAGTCACTGCGCCCACGCAGTCTGCGCTCCTGATGAACCTGCTGGTGCCCCCCGGACCCCCGCCCTGCTCTGGACCACAGCCCTCAGAGTGGCCAGGCTGGAGCAGACGCAGACACTCGATGCTGCAGCGCCCGGGGGCCCGCACCCTGCCGGCTGCCCCCAGGTCCCAGCCGGCATCCGGCCTTTGCACCGTGCCCCTTGGGTCCTCACTCGCTTCTGCGTCCCCTGTGTCCTGAGATGTTGGGGATGGGGCGGGAGGCCCCGTCTGGGCTCTGCCATCGCTTTGCAGCCTCCGCCCGCGCTCCGCTGCCACGTGGCCCTCTCCTGTCACTGCACTGTGAGCAGAGGCGTGTGACTTTCTACCTTCAGTTCAAAGTCAGAGATGCTCTCGGGGCCGCCCCGATTGGCCCTGGCAGCCTCGCCCCCTGCAGCTCGGTCGGGTGCCCCAGTGCCCGTCAGACCTGTACCACAGGGTCAAGTATCACTGGGGCACCCAGGGTGTggcctccttttttccttttttctttctaatacaTGCCTCTTAAAAAGCGCACttaatgttttcttctattttagaaTAGAGGCAGTCGGGATCTGCAGCAGCATTTCCACCCCGTGGGCACTAGGGGGCCCCCGAGATCGGAGTTGGCAGAAACTAACCAGGGATGCAACTTTGCAGCCTCATCTGAAGAAGGAGGTTCCCGTCCTTCAAGTGGGCCCGTGCAGTCTCGGGCTGCTGTTCTGTGTTATTGTCCCGTTATTCGTGAAGGCGTAATGGGGCGCTGCATTCAGGGCTCGCCCCTGGCGGGATGGTATGCAGGTCCTGCGCCTTGGACAGGGTCAGTGCGTGCAGAGCGGCTGTGTGCGTGCAGAGCTGCGCTGTCTCCCCGATGCAGGCCCTGCTGCCCATCCCCGTCAGACCCATTTCCGCCCTCCCCCGT is part of the Sorex araneus isolate mSorAra2 chromosome 2, mSorAra2.pri, whole genome shotgun sequence genome and harbors:
- the EIF2A gene encoding eukaryotic translation initiation factor 2A isoform X2 is translated as MVNGPPLFTESTVFPRESGKNCKVYTFSRDGTLFAWNNGEKINIISVPDKRLLHCFDLPKAVCLEFSPKSTILAAWQPYTTSKDGAAGTPNLQLYDVKTGACLKSFIQKKMQNWCPSWSEDEAICARNVNNEIHFFENNNFDSIVNKLHLQKVNDFVLSPGPQPYKVAVYVPGSKGAPSFVRLYQYPNFDGPHAALANKSFFKADKVTMLWNKKATAVLVIASTEVDKTGASYYGEQTLHYIATNGESAVVQLPKNGPIYDVVWNSSSTEFCAVYGFMPAKATIFNLKCDPVFDFGTGPRNAAFYSPHGHILVLAGFGNLRGQMEVWDVKNYKLISKPVASDSTYFAWCPDGEHILTATCAPRLRVNNGFKVWHYTGSVLHRYDVPASGELWQVSWQPFLDGTFPAKRITYQAVPSDVPSEEPKVASAYRPPALRNKPVTSSKLHEEEPPQNMKPQPGNDKPLSKTALKNQRKHEAKRAAKQEARNDKSPDVASPPAPQSAPRNPAPQPTSGDPETDKKIKNLKKKLKAIEQLKEQAAGGKQLEKNQLEKIQKEKALLQELEDLELGV
- the EIF2A gene encoding eukaryotic translation initiation factor 2A isoform X1; amino-acid sequence: MAPSTPLLTVRGSEGLYMVNGPPLFTESTVFPRESGKNCKVYTFSRDGTLFAWNNGEKINIISVPDKRLLHCFDLPKAVCLEFSPKSTILAAWQPYTTSKDGAAGTPNLQLYDVKTGACLKSFIQKKMQNWCPSWSEDEAICARNVNNEIHFFENNNFDSIVNKLHLQKVNDFVLSPGPQPYKVAVYVPGSKGAPSFVRLYQYPNFDGPHAALANKSFFKADKVTMLWNKKATAVLVIASTEVDKTGASYYGEQTLHYIATNGESAVVQLPKNGPIYDVVWNSSSTEFCAVYGFMPAKATIFNLKCDPVFDFGTGPRNAAFYSPHGHILVLAGFGNLRGQMEVWDVKNYKLISKPVASDSTYFAWCPDGEHILTATCAPRLRVNNGFKVWHYTGSVLHRYDVPASGELWQVSWQPFLDGTFPAKRITYQAVPSDVPSEEPKVASAYRPPALRNKPVTSSKLHEEEPPQNMKPQPGNDKPLSKTALKNQRKHEAKRAAKQEARNDKSPDVASPPAPQSAPRNPAPQPTSGDPETDKKIKNLKKKLKAIEQLKEQAAGGKQLEKNQLEKIQKEKALLQELEDLELGV